The DNA region CTGTCCCCGCCGCCCGGGTACCGCTCCCCGCCGCCGGGGCGCCGTCGTCGTCCGGGCCCTCGAACCGCACGGTCGGCTCGAAGTTGGCGCGGCGGGCCGCGCGGCGGAAGACGGTGAGGACGGCCGGGCCGACGACCAGCACGGCCACGAACGTCGTCACGGCGCGGCCGGTGTCCCAGCCGAGCGAGGTGGCCAGGTCGAACAGCAGGTAGCGGTGCCACTGCTCGGTGAAGGGCAGCCCGGGCAGGTAGGCGATCGAGCTGGTGGGGTCGGTCGAGAAGGGCCAGAACGACAGGTTGAGCAGGAAGCCGAAGAGGTAGCCGGAGAACGCGCCGTAGCCCGCCAGCACCGGGACCTCCCAGCGGCGCGGGAGCCTGGGGAGCAGACCGGCGAGCATGCCCACGAAGGCGCAGCCGAACATCTGGTAGG from Kitasatospora sp. NBC_00458 includes:
- a CDS encoding ECF transporter S component; translation: MTAVRIPGRARVVVALAAFIGLVAFTWPFVVAPGKFGSSYAPPLIFGALLVLVLAVVIAEIAAGGIDAKALAMLGVLSAVNAGLRPLGAGTAGVETVFFILVLAGRVFGPGFGFTLGCTSLFASALLTGGVGPWMPYQMFGCAFVGMLAGLLPRLPRRWEVPVLAGYGAFSGYLFGFLLNLSFWPFSTDPTSSIAYLPGLPFTEQWHRYLLFDLATSLGWDTGRAVTTFVAVLVVGPAVLTVFRRAARRANFEPTVRFEGPDDDGAPAAGSGTRAAGTAHS